Proteins encoded together in one Macadamia integrifolia cultivar HAES 741 chromosome 8, SCU_Mint_v3, whole genome shotgun sequence window:
- the LOC122086098 gene encoding mannan endo-1,4-beta-mannosidase 6 isoform X1 encodes MDQRTTTFSNFGFIIIFLVSNFMFLFGNSSFNHVGFGEFADRHFPYSSSYHGIHDMGDIDGDEWTMVEKKGNQFMVNDQPFYINGFNTYWLMVFAVDQSTRGKVSEVFREASSVGLTVCRTWAFNDGQWRALQKSPLSYDEDVFKALDFVVSEAKKYKIRLILSLVNNWDAYGGKAQYVKWGKAAGLNLSSDDDFFSDSTIKSYYKNYVKTVLNRVNTITNVTYKDDPTIFAWELMNEPRCTSDPSGDKLQAWIQEMAIHVKTIDPNHLLEIGLEGFYGPSVPDRLQVNPNAYAQQVGTDFIRNHRALGVDFASVHIYADSWISQSISDAHIQFVKSWMEAHIKDAENTLGMPVVFAEFGVSARDTGYNASFRDTLISTVYSTLLASTRKGGSGGGSLLWQIFPDGTDYMDDGYAIVLSKSRSTSNIISLQSTRLMLFNSLCSMKCHWGCRKKNALDGFLYLNDL; translated from the exons ATGGATCAGAGAACCACAACATTCTCAAATTTTGGATTCATAATCATTTTCTTAGTTTCCAATTTTATGTTCTTGTTTGGGAATTCGAGCTTCAACCATGTTGGCTTTGGTGAATTTGCTGATAGGCACTTCCCATATTCTAGTAGCTATCATGG GATTCATGATATGGGTGATATTGATGGTGATGAATGGACAATGgtggagaagaaaggaaacCAATTCATGGTTAACGACCAGCCATTTTACATTAATGGGTTCAATACCTACTGGTTGATGGTCTTTGCCGTTGATCAATCCACTAGGGGCAAGGTCAGTGAGGTCTTCAGAGAGGCCTCTTCTGTGGGTCTTACTGTCTGTAGGACTTGGGCTTTTAACGATGGCCAATGGCGAGCACTCCAGAAATCTCCTTTATCTTACGATGAAGACGTTTTCAAG GCGCTGGATTTTGTAGTTAGCGAGGCCAAGAAATACAAGATCAGGCTTATATTGTCCTTGGTTAACAATTGGGATGCATATGGAGGCAAAGCACAATATGTAAAATGGGGAAAAGCTGCTGGCCTGAATCTATCTTCAGATGATGATTTTTTCTCCGATTCTACTATTAAATCCTATTATAAGAATTATGTCAAG ACAGTTCTTAATAGAGTCAATACAATCACGAATGTGACCTACAAGGACGACCCAACAATTTTTGCTTGGGAGTTGATGAATGAGCCTCGATGTACCTCGGATCCCTCTGGGGATAAATTGCAG GCCTGGATACAAGAAATGGCAATCCATGTCAAAACAATTGACCCAAATCATCTGCTGGAGATTGGATTGGAAGGATTTTATGGTCCCTCAGTGCCTGATAGACTTCAGGTCAACCCAAACGCATATGCTCAACAAGTGGGAACAGACTTTATTCGGAACCATCGAGCTCTGGGTGTTGATTTTGCCTCTGTTCACATCTATGCAGACTCTTG GATTTCACAATCAATTTCTGATGCTCACATCCAATTCGTCAAGTCATGGATGGAAGCTCACATCAAAGATGCTGAGAATACACTTGGCATGCCTGTTGTGTTTGCCGAGTTTGGTGTATCAGCAAGAGACACTGGTTATAATGCTTCATTCAGAGATACCCTTATCAGTACAGTCTACAGCACCCTTTTGGCATCCACGAGGAAAGGAGGGAGTGGTGGTGGGAGCCTTTTATGGCAAATTTTTCCAGATGGAACAGACTACATGGACGATGGGTATGCCATTGTTCTATCCAAATCCCGATCAACATCAAATATCATTTCTCTCCAATCTACAAGGCTTATGCTCTTCAACTCCCTGTGTTCTATGAAGTGCCATTGGGGATGCAGGAAGAAGAATGCTTTGGATGGCTTTCTTTACCTTAATGATCTTTGA
- the LOC122085711 gene encoding serine/threonine-protein kinase AtPK2/AtPK19-like yields the protein MVSSQFSGLSKTGMCKPIPSPLLLPMGPPDVVPSDYVEFDFSDVFGPSPLQASIEADLVTAGNCLPGSDSKEMIYVDPAVIYSRSHSLVGPSTCVSQSLKLSMLTLHETEDSLQLMECVKEEAPKKHTGDDAIVEKSSSHGDDQSLENQSVGLEDFEVMKVVGQGAFGKVFQVRKKGTSEIYAMKVMRKDKIMEKNHAEYMKAERDILTKVDHPFIVQLRYSFQTKYRLYLVLDFVNGGHLFFQLYRHGLFREDLARIYAAEIVSAVSHLHANGIMHRDLKPENILLGADGHVMLTDFGLAKQFDENTRSNSLCGTVEYMAPEIVLGKGHDKAADWWSVGVLLFEMLTGKAPFIGGNRQKIQQKIIKDKIKLPGFLSSEAHSLLKGLLQKEVSKRLGIGPGGSEEIKRHKWFKPINWKKLEARQIQPSFLPEVAGKHCIANFEERWTNMPVLDSPAASPKTDDCPFQGFTYVRPVVPFLQNNGSLY from the exons ATGGTTTCCTCACAGTTTTCTGGTTTGTCCAAGACTGGCATGTGCAAGCCCATCCCAAGCCCGTTGCTTCTTCCTATGGGACCACCTGATGTTGTTCCATCTGATTATGTTGAGTTTGACTTTTCAGATGTATTTGGTCCTTCACCATTGCAGGCCTCAATTGAAGCTGATCTAGTGACAGCGGGGAATTGCTTACCTGGATCAGATTCAAAGGAAATGATTTATGTTGATCCTGCAGTCATTTACAGCCGATCCCATTCTTTAGTGGGCCCATCAACTTGTGTTAGTCAATCATTAAAGCTAAGCATGCTCACTTTACATGAGACAGAGGATTCACTGCAACTCATGGAGTGTGTCAAAGAAGAGGCACCAAAGAAACATACTGGTGATGATGCCATTGTAGAGAAATCCTCCAGCCACGGTGACGATCAAAGTTTGGAGAATCAGAGTGTTGGACTGGAGGATTTTGAAGTTATGAAGGTTGTTGGACAAGGTGCATTTGGGAAAGTGTTTCAAGTGAGGAAGAAGGGTACTTCAGAAATATATGCAATGAAGGTCATGCGTAAGGATAAGATTATGGAGAAGAATCATGCAGAATACATGAAAGCTGAGAGGGATATTTTGACAAAAGTGGATCATCCCTTCATCGTGCAGCTCAGATACTCATTCCAA ACAAAGTACAGGCTTTATCTTGTTCTAGATTTTGTAAATGGTGGACACCTATTTTTTCAGCTCTATCGCCATGGGCTTTTCAG GGAGGATCTAGCACGCATATATGCAGCTGAGattgtttctgccgtttctcaCCTCCATGCAAATGGCATAATGCATAGGGATTTAAAACCAGAAAATATTCTACTGGGTGCAGATGGCCAt GTAATGTTGACTGATTTTGGTCTAGCAAAACAATTTGATGAGAATACAAGATCAAACTCGTTGTGTGGAACAGTAGAATACATGGCACCTGAAATTGTTCTTGGGAAAGGTCATGATAAGGCTGCAGATTGGTGGAGTGTGGGAGTCCTATTGTTTGAGATGCTCACAGGGAAG GCACCTTTCATTGGCGGCAACCGTCAGAAGATCCAGCAGAAGATAATTAAGGATAAGATCAAGCTACCTGGATTTTTGTCGAGTGAAGCACATTCCCTACTGAAAGGG CTATTGCAGAAGGAAGTGAGCAAGCGCCTTGGCATTGGACCTGGTGGAAGTGAGGAGATAAAGCGCCACAAATGGTTTAAACCAATCAACTGGAAAAAATTAGAGGCACGGCAGATTCAGCCAAGCTTTCTCCCAGAAGTTGCGGGGAAACATTGCATTGCTAACTTCGAGGAACGGTGGACCAACATGCCAGTTTTGGATTCACCAGCTGCCAGCCCCAAAACTGATGACTGCCCCTTCCAGGGGTTCACGTATGTGAGGCCTGTGGTCCCATTTCTTCAGAATAATGGGTCCTTGTACTAG
- the LOC122086110 gene encoding methylesterase 17-like produces the protein MGEAANNGSNGSVAVALAGGGEEESQSQTTASVSSLHFVLVHGIGHGAWCWYKIRCLLESSGHKVSCLDLKSAGIDPSDVSSVLTFDDYNQPLIDFLSALPLNDQVILVGHSAGGLSVSDAIHKVGKKIHVAIYVAATMLRCGFSTELDLLHGCPDLSEYGDVSELEFGLGPDQPPTSAIIKKEFQRQLMYNLSPLEDSILASALLRPAPVIAIQQAKFSEGPEADQVKRVYIKTLHDRVLTLKQQDEMIKGWPPSRVFELETDHSPNFSTPFELFSCLLKASTSTLSN, from the exons ATGGGGGAGGCAGCCAACAACGGCAGTAACGGATCAGTAGCAGTAGCTCTAGCTGGtggtggagaagaagaaagtcaGTCGCAGACGACGGCGTCGGTGTCGTCACTGCACTTCGTGTTGGTGCATGGAATAGGGCACGGAGCATGGTGCTGGTACAAGATCAGGTGCCTTCTAGAGAGTTCCGGCCATAAGGTCTCCTGTCTTGATCTCAAGTCCGCCGGAATCGATCCTTCAGATGTCTCCTCCGTTCTCACCTTCGATGACTACAATCAGCCTCTCATCGACTTTCTTTCCGCCTTGCCTCTAAATGATCAA GTGATACTGGTGGGGCACAGCGCCGGAGGTTTGAGCGTGAGTGACGCAATTCATAAGGTTGGGAAGAAAATCCATGTCGCCATCTACGTCGCTGCCACCATGTTGCGTTGTGGCTTCTCCACTGAGCTTGATCTCCTCCAT GGTTGTCCAGATTTATCTGAGTACGGGGATGTATCTGAACTAGAGTTCGGATTGGGACCGGATCAGCCTCCCACCAGCGCCATTATTAAGAAAGAATTTCAGCGCCAGCTCATGTACAACTTGAGTCCTCTAGAG GACTCAATCCTAGCATCAGCGTTATTGCGTCCAGCACCAGTCATCGCCATACAGCAGGCAAAGTTCAGCGAAGGACCAGAAGCAGACCAGGTGAAACGGGTATACATCAAGACGCTGCATGACCGAGTTCTTACGCTGAAGCAGCAAGATGAGATGATTAAAGGGTGGCCACCTTCCCGGGTGTTTGAACTGGAGACCGACCATAGCCCCAACTTTTCCACTCCCTTTGAACTCTTTAGCTGTCTGCTCAAAGCCTCTACGTCTACCCTTTCCAATTAG
- the LOC122086098 gene encoding mannan endo-1,4-beta-mannosidase 6 isoform X2 codes for MSVSLEWIHDMGDIDGDEWTMVEKKGNQFMVNDQPFYINGFNTYWLMVFAVDQSTRGKVSEVFREASSVGLTVCRTWAFNDGQWRALQKSPLSYDEDVFKALDFVVSEAKKYKIRLILSLVNNWDAYGGKAQYVKWGKAAGLNLSSDDDFFSDSTIKSYYKNYVKTVLNRVNTITNVTYKDDPTIFAWELMNEPRCTSDPSGDKLQAWIQEMAIHVKTIDPNHLLEIGLEGFYGPSVPDRLQVNPNAYAQQVGTDFIRNHRALGVDFASVHIYADSWISQSISDAHIQFVKSWMEAHIKDAENTLGMPVVFAEFGVSARDTGYNASFRDTLISTVYSTLLASTRKGGSGGGSLLWQIFPDGTDYMDDGYAIVLSKSRSTSNIISLQSTRLMLFNSLCSMKCHWGCRKKNALDGFLYLNDL; via the exons ATGTCTGTATCACTAGAATG GATTCATGATATGGGTGATATTGATGGTGATGAATGGACAATGgtggagaagaaaggaaacCAATTCATGGTTAACGACCAGCCATTTTACATTAATGGGTTCAATACCTACTGGTTGATGGTCTTTGCCGTTGATCAATCCACTAGGGGCAAGGTCAGTGAGGTCTTCAGAGAGGCCTCTTCTGTGGGTCTTACTGTCTGTAGGACTTGGGCTTTTAACGATGGCCAATGGCGAGCACTCCAGAAATCTCCTTTATCTTACGATGAAGACGTTTTCAAG GCGCTGGATTTTGTAGTTAGCGAGGCCAAGAAATACAAGATCAGGCTTATATTGTCCTTGGTTAACAATTGGGATGCATATGGAGGCAAAGCACAATATGTAAAATGGGGAAAAGCTGCTGGCCTGAATCTATCTTCAGATGATGATTTTTTCTCCGATTCTACTATTAAATCCTATTATAAGAATTATGTCAAG ACAGTTCTTAATAGAGTCAATACAATCACGAATGTGACCTACAAGGACGACCCAACAATTTTTGCTTGGGAGTTGATGAATGAGCCTCGATGTACCTCGGATCCCTCTGGGGATAAATTGCAG GCCTGGATACAAGAAATGGCAATCCATGTCAAAACAATTGACCCAAATCATCTGCTGGAGATTGGATTGGAAGGATTTTATGGTCCCTCAGTGCCTGATAGACTTCAGGTCAACCCAAACGCATATGCTCAACAAGTGGGAACAGACTTTATTCGGAACCATCGAGCTCTGGGTGTTGATTTTGCCTCTGTTCACATCTATGCAGACTCTTG GATTTCACAATCAATTTCTGATGCTCACATCCAATTCGTCAAGTCATGGATGGAAGCTCACATCAAAGATGCTGAGAATACACTTGGCATGCCTGTTGTGTTTGCCGAGTTTGGTGTATCAGCAAGAGACACTGGTTATAATGCTTCATTCAGAGATACCCTTATCAGTACAGTCTACAGCACCCTTTTGGCATCCACGAGGAAAGGAGGGAGTGGTGGTGGGAGCCTTTTATGGCAAATTTTTCCAGATGGAACAGACTACATGGACGATGGGTATGCCATTGTTCTATCCAAATCCCGATCAACATCAAATATCATTTCTCTCCAATCTACAAGGCTTATGCTCTTCAACTCCCTGTGTTCTATGAAGTGCCATTGGGGATGCAGGAAGAAGAATGCTTTGGATGGCTTTCTTTACCTTAATGATCTTTGA